GGCTACATGGCCGCCATGCCAGGAGCAATGAGGGCCTAGTCCAAGGGCCAAAGGCAGTCTAAGGTATAGGATTGGTGAATAAATGGCCTACAATGTGGCTAATGGCTGCGTGGGTGATAAAGAGAGATAAGGCAGGAACAGCCAGTCCTTTGGTATTTTCTTTCTGCTACAGGCCCAGTGTGGTGGGTACTTTGAAAGAAGGCGGCTCTTGGATTGGCTAGGAAAACTTTATTATGCTCCACGTGTCCAGGGAGCTcatacatgcacacgcacactcacacaggcacacacagctAATACTGCTCACGGCACTGGCCACGGGCACAGAGTGGCCCTCGAGTTGAGAAGAGGCCCAGAATTGTGCTCTGGTCCCTCCTCACCATAGTCTCCTGCACTGCAGGCTGGGCCCAGATAGATAGGTATCGTGGAGGCAGCACCTTCACACTTCCAGGCCAGGACCCTTGCTCAGTCCTAGTGCCTGTACCAGGTCCTCTCCGAGCCCGCTCTTCAACGTCCGTCTCACTGCAAGGACAGAGCAGGGTTGGAGGGGGTTGATGGCGTTAAGGTGGGCAGTGGGTGTGTGGGGAATACTCACAAGACTTGCGGTTGCCACGGGAACGCTTGCGTTCCCGTGCACCTAAGGCACGAGGACTGCTCTTGGTCACTGACTGCACCAGCAGGTCCATGATCTCATCTGAAGTGTCACTGGGTAAACTGGAGCCTGGATGTTCTTCTGGGGGTACAGTGCAGGGCCCCACTGCTATGGGCATGACTGGGGAGCTGCTCTGGACCATGCCTGAGGGAGCCAGATAGGGAGGTGAGGCCACAGCGGACCCAGAGCCCACTGCCCCCAGCAGCCGTAGGTCCCACCTCTGCTGCGGCGGCCATGTGTGGTGTCCTCGGGCTTGCTGGCCAGCAGACTCTTCATGCTGGCGTGACTGTCGGCATCACCCTCTCCTGGCCCACTGCTCACAGCCACTGGGATAGATGGGTTGCTGGGGGTTTCCCCAGCCGCCACACCTGAGAACTTCTCGGtctggagagaggaaaggggCAGGTTGGGGGTAGAGGAAGAAAACCATGGGGGTGGCAGTCAAGACCCGGAAGGGACACCCACCTCGGTGATCATGCGTCCCCGGGTCTTGTTGCGCTCGCGGTACGTGGCcctcttctgctgctgctgcagcaccCGGTCCCGGCAAGTCCGATACTCCAGTGCGAACTCCCGCAGCGTGTGGCAGAACTGCATGACGCGCGCCTCACGGGCTGCCTGCGCTGTGTACCCCAGGTACAGCAGGAAGGCGTGGAACCTAGCcaggttggggtggggaggagtggtGAGTCCTGCTTGGGGTTTGAGGGATGGTGGTGGCAGTCCTGCCTCTCTCTGGCCCACGCCCCCACCTGTTGCAGACACGGCGGTGCACGACCCTCAGCGTGGCAACACGGCGGGTACAATGGGCCAGGAAGTGGGTGAGGCGGGCACGCAGGGCTGGAGCCAGCTCGTGCTTGGACAAGCTCCGCAGGCTGTCTTCAGCTGCCCGGCTCCGGCGCTCCAGCTGCCCCAGGTTCTCAGTCAGCTGCTCAAAGTCCACCTGGAAAAGCAGGGAGTACACACGCTATTGCCCCACAGAAAGACACCGCCTGagctgcctctgtgctgggcTGACTAGCCTGGGCCCTGAGGACACAGCCGAGATCCGGCCCCTGCCCTTCAAAAGCTCAGTCTAATGCAAGAGACAGACAAGTCCATTTGATGCAGTGGAGAACGGAAAAGGTTTCTTGGGTAAGTGGCAGCTAAACAGACCTAAAGACAGAGTAGGTGTAGCCATGCCTATAGAAGAAAGAGTTTCTGGCAGAGGACACAGCCCATGCGCACGCCTGTAGCCTAAGCAAGCCCTGGCCCGGCAGCCCActtagggagagggagagaagcagtGCTCCCTCATGCCACAGCCAGTCTTAGTCAAGCCTCTGGCAGGTGCTGACCTTGGCACAGCGGATCAGGGCAGGAATTTCTGAGTAGAGGTCAGAGGAATCAGGCCGGGTCTGGAGCACCAGGGAGCAGAGATGATGCAGCAGTGACTGTCGGTGTACCGTGTCTTTCACCTCTGACACCTTCTCCAGGTAGCTCAGCTCAAAGCCGCTGCTCTGAAACGACCCCGTCTGAGCCTGAGCCTGAGGCTGGCTGGCTCCAGATCCCCGGCTCCCGCCCTCATGTGCTCTCAGCTCACCTGGGATCCATTGAGGAAGTTGCCCACAGCCAGCAGGGTGGCCAGGATGCAGTGGAAGGTGGCATTTTGCACCAGCTGTTGCATGCCCACTTTCAGGTCAAACAGTGGCTCTGCAATTTCCTGGTGTGGGAGACCAGGGACTCAGACTAGGTGGTCATCATGCTCACCTGTTCCCACTGCCTGTCCCATCCCATGACCCAGGTACCCGCTCCATGCTGTCATAATCCAGCTTGAAGGCCCAGAGTTGTAGGCGGGCAGCCAGGCCCCTAATGGAAGCGAGAGTCATCAGGAAGTTCTCGGCTGGGCCCAGGGGCATGTCAGGATTGGCCAGCTGGGCCTCCTCGATCTTCTGCTGCTCCTCCTCTGTTGGCATCATGGTCAGTAGCTTCTGAGAATGCACCCACCGGCCCACATAGGCCACTCAGTGCTGGCCTGAGGCCtcaggtttgttgttgttttttttttgcggtgtgcgggcctctcactgttgtggcctctcccgctgcggagcacaggctccggacgcgcaggctcagcggccatggctcacgggcccagccgctctgtggcatgtgggatcctcccggaccggggcacgaacccgtgtcccctgcatcggcaggcggactctcaaccactgtgccaccagggaagccccagacctcaGGTATTGGTCTTGACTCCTCCCTAGGTCATCTGGGGCAGCCCCAGAGTCTGGGGAAATGCCAAGCCCATGCCCGCCACTGGAGGAACAGGAAATGCCCACTGACCAAAGGAGAGGACCGACCTTGCTGCACCCTTAGCTGGGTATCCCTACCTCAATGCCATCCTTGCTGACAGCAAACTCATCAAAGTTGAGCAGGGCAGCCTTAATGACGTGCACAGGTGGCAGCGTGGTTAGGCCGATGTTGATGGCGTTGCTGCGCTTGGGGTCCAGCACGGTGGTCACTGTGCGGCGGCCCTCACCAGCTTTCTTTGAAATTGGGGGAAGGGCAGTGTAAGATTGGGAAAAAGTCTAACTGGGGCAACAATCTCAGAGGGCACACCAAGGCCCCACTCTGAATAGCTAAATGGTGGGATTACCCCACAACCAGGGATCTGGGATGTGTAAGGCCTTGGGATGGGCTTAGACACTAGTTAGGGTTGGGCTGAATCCTTATTGAAGGACCTCAGTCGCTCCTCCTTTCtttgcctcggtttccccacgtGGGAAATGAGTGGCAGCCCCAGCAGTTCAGACGCTTGAGCTCTGATTGCCTCCCCTCTCCCTTAGGGTTACCTTGCAGACGAGGGCACATTTACCTTGGAAGGCAGCACGTCCTTGGCACGGGACTCGAACAGATGTTCTAGCCGGGCTGTATCCACTGAGACAGGCTCTAGTGAAGCCcacagggtggggcagggcccaAAGTGGCTGCCAGAGCCTCCATGGACCCCAGCCAGCTTTAGCTCCCGCCAGAAGAGTTTTACTGTCTTCCTCTTGGTGGGGAGGGCTAGGCCATCAGGTGCTGAGGGGGGAAGAGCGgcagctgggggtggtggtgggaagggGCTTTTgatgggtggggggggtgggggcggaggaGGTGGGGGGCCTCCCGGGAGCGGGGGCGGCAGGGGCAGGACCCCTTTCCCCGCCTCCACAGACTCCGTGTTCAGCACGTCCTGGTCTTCATCCTCCCCCAGATCTGAGAAGTCCAGGTCCCCAATGCAGAGGCTGGATACACTGGTAGGGAGCTCCCGGACGGGCTCAGCCTTGGGGCTTGGTGGGGCCAATGGCTCCTTGGGCTCTGGCTCGAGGCTGTGCCGAGTACAGAGCAGGATTTGAGGGGCAGCGCTCTGGGGTGTTCCGGGTGCAGGGGCTGGTTCTGGGGAGACCCGTAATTCTTGGGGGTCTAGAAAAAGGGAAACAGCCATCAGTGTCATATCCTCTGTGGAGCAACagggcaacatggatggattctGCCCACCCACCTGCTCACCTGGGTGTCCATCGACATCGACGGGCATGGCTGCAGCCAATGTCTCTGCCTGGCCCTGGGCCAGCGCAGCCTGCTTTTCTGTTTCTGCTGCTGCTACATTCTCCAGGAACCGGGCTCTGCGGGGAGGGACTTGTCAGTGAGGGTGTCTGACAGACCCCAGCCCAAGGTGGAGCACATGCCTTGCTGGGCCCCTGGGCACTGCCCCTAACTGcaggcacacacagacacacagggaacAGTCCATGCGCTGAGCAGTCCCAgaacctgccccccacccccgccaaggcCAGCCCCTGTTCAGTCTTCCACATATGGGGAGGGTCACTACCAACCCAGTATTCCCAGGTCAACATAGGGGGAAAAGTTCTACTTAACATCTAACTTGCAACCTTGCTCCTGTTCATGTTCACTGTTCTGATTCTAGACAAGGACCCTTAGAGTAGGGGGAGAGGACAGCTGTCCCAATGGGCACACCAGGCTGTCCCTCCCTTGGCGTGTCAAGCAGCTTCTGAGAGCTATGGCCTATGCCCAGAAAAGGGCCTGGTAAACGAAAGGCACTCAGTTTATGTTGAAGTAATAAAGGTGATCCCATCTCTTTTTTGGCCCCTCCAGCCTCTGTTGGCACTCAGTCTCTGTCCTTCCCTTAGATGGAGGTTGCTCCTCCACCTCCGCACCACACAGCACCCTAGATGCCCTTCCAGCCCTAATGCTGGGCTGAGGACTCAGGAGAATCAGCTCCAGGTTGGGAGTCCACATCCTCATCACTGATCAAAGCTGTTAAGATGTCACTGTTAAAGGACTGGGACCTCTATGACCCCAGTGAACTGTTTCCTAATACTTAGTCCTTGGGTAATTAAGGACACATAATTCTGGGAGAGTCCCCCAGCTCTGGCTGCATCAGGCACATGGAACCCCTGCTGGGGGAAGCAATGCTGAAGCCCTGAGCACATGGCAGGCCTGGCAGGCTGGCCTCTGTACTTACTCCAGCCTGGCCTGCCCAGTAGGGAACTGGGGAACAGATGGGCTCTCACGGGCCCTGGGTAGGGGGGAATGAGAGGAAGAAATGGTAATTGTGGTACGTGCTCCACCCCAAAGCCCAGTTGCTCACACCCATACAGAGCTGGGCAGTGATATCAGGGGTTCCTTCCCAGCCAcagtgggaagaggagggagtgggggaggcatGATGTGAGGAAACTGAAAGTGGAGGGGAGAGACGGACATGACGCAGTACAGGGTGCAGTAAAAGACAAAGAGCAAAACAGGAGAGTCAGAGACAGTGAcagagaaacaaaggaggaggTAGACAGACAGATGACATTGACAAAACAGGCAGAATgccagaaagaagaagagaagccGCAGGAGGAGGAGGTCCGGTCAGAGCCgaaccccaccccccagcagtcACTTACCAAACAGGAGCAGTTTGGTGAAgtctggaaagaaagagaaagaaagctcgCGTTTGGGCAGAGAAGTTTGGGCAGAGGAGGCGGAGGGCCCGTGGAAGGGCGCAGAATGGAGGGACAGTTGGAGAAAAGACTCCCGGGATAGCCTTCATCTCCCTACTTACTTGTAGATGCTCCTCTCGCAGGAGCTGTCGGGTGAGGGCGTCACGGAGATGTTAGGAAAGAGGCTCAAGGTGGTATGGAGGCCAGAGACTGAGCCCACAGCACTGGAGGTGGGGCCTGTAGGTGGGGCGGGGCCTATGGAGCTGGAGGTGGGGCCGGTCGGCAAGACAAGGCTGGCGGAGGAGGTGGAGACTACTGGTGAGGCGGGGCCTGTGGAGCTGGAGGTGTGGCCTGTCAGGAGGCAGGGCTCCTCCTGGCGGATCCACCCCTCCGCCAAGGCAGTTCGTTCTTACCCAGGCTCCGGGGAGCGCACTTCTAGAGATCGGCGGATCCTCTTGCCCTCCTCTGAGGGAGGTTTTCGGCGGGTGATGCGCCGCCCACCTGCGACGGCTTCTTCGATGTCCCCATCCTCCAACCGCAGGGCGCTCTAGGAGAGTTGAGCCCAGATGGGAGAGACTGAGGCCCAAGTAGGTGGGGTGGGGCACTGGAGaatggcctccctccctcctctcttctctcctgcctTCGGGCCCTGACAGCCCAGCCCGCTCAGCCCACCTCATAAAGCATAAGCTGGGCGCGCAGGTCGACGTCAGTGCCCGCGGTGCCCAAGTGGCGCTGGACCAGTGCCTCCATGCCCTGCTGCTCCAGTGCATCCGTCACGTCGTAGAAGGAGTCCTGATCCGGGAGCGCTGCCAGAGTCTGGAGGGTGGGGATAGGACGGCAAGGCTAAGCTGATGGAGACCAGAAGTCAAGAGCCCGAGGGGCCCAGAATGGCACTTGGTTCCCCCTTTGCTCCCCCATCCCACCTTGTTGATGAGGGTGACAGTGTACACCAGCAACTCGGGGTCAGCGCCATTCTTCTCCTCCAGGATGGACACCAAATTGGCCCATGGAAGAGCACCTGTCACCCAGATAGGGAGCAGTCATATGGGAACAAGCAGGAGAGAGGGCCCTGAGcaatggaggagggagggacagtTTCTGACCCGTGGTGCTGGCCACAGAGTTGACTGCACGGATGAACAGTGGTGCGTTGCTCTCAGAGTATTCCACAAACACCAGCAGCAGCTTCAGGGCTGTCTTCACCACCAAGCGGGACTGGGGGGAAGGGGTCACCATACATGAGTGGGGCTTGGGCCAGACCTGTGCTGGctcctggtggggagggggaaaggctcCTGGGGCTGGACCCAGAGAGGAGAGTCTAGGCAGAAAGAGTCATCTCTAGGCCCGGGTATTGAAGTGCCTTTGAGGCTTAGAGGGGCCACAGACCCCCTCCATTCCAGACCACtttgcagaagaggaagctgaggcccagagagaggcagTGGGAAAGGGGTGCATGGCTGGGTGGAGGGCCACTTACCAGGCTGGCACACAGTGTGTACAGCCACTGCACGGTCTCACTATGGGCCACCACTCCCAGCATCCCATCCACAAAAAGCATCAACTGGCctagtgctggggacacagggacaAGAAGAGGTCCGTAAGGGGGTCACTGAAGGCAGGGGTCATaggggaggggtgaggctgaCCTCGGAGGATGTAGCTCTGGTAGTTGTGGTCAGCAGCAGCGCCCACATGGATTAGGCAACTCAGCCCCTCCGAGTGCACGAATTCAGGCACCAGGTCCTTGTCCTCCTGCGAGCACCATGGGGGAGTTTAGTGGGGGGAGGCTCAGCCTGgatgcccacccccagcccacctctgGGCCTCACCTGGAAGATCTGCTTTAGTGAGAAGAGGGAGCGGCGGAGCTCAGGGCCACTGGAGCCATACAACTTTTCTGCAAGAGGCAGGTGGGCATGGAAACCTCCAGGGAACACACCAcaagccccccaccctcttctaCTGGGACACAACCACAACCCCCCATCAAAGAATCTTCTAGTACTCTTGaaccccccacctcctcctccactccCTGACTCTGGGCAAGCCCGACCACAGTCAAGCAGCTGCCCTGGAAGAAGAGGTCAGGATAGGAATGGGAGGAGTCGTACATCCTGTCTCCCAGCTGCTCTGTCTGCTGTCCAGCACAGGCCTGAAAGAAACTGAGACAaccggggcgggggggaggggaggcactgGACGCTGATATCCTCACACACTCACCTAAGATGGCATTGACTCTCAGAGAGAGCTGGGTCCGCAGGATCAGAGTAGGCTTCCGCCCTTTGCTGGAATCAAGTAGCTCAGTCAGCAGCTCCCAGCCCATTCTTCAGGGTCCCTCCACCCACACCAAGGCAGCCAAAACCTGGCCACAGCTCCTTTCTCCCCAGATGCTCTCCAAGCCAAAGGGTTGTCCAGATAGGAGGGTTTGAAGAACACAGGCATCTCAGGTATGTAGGAGAGCCCCCACCCCGATCCCAGGCAGCAGGTAACACTGGCCAGGCCTTGGGATTCCCCTGGCACAGTTCCCTGGGGTGGTAGGAGGAGACCCACAGCCCTGGCTAGAGATCAAGTGTCTTGGCTGCTGACACCTGAGCCAGCCCCTCCAGCATGGGGGCAAGGGTGGGAGCCAGCCTAGCCTTCCTGTCCCCATCAGCTCTGACCTGATCTCTTCAAAGAAGCCCTCCAGCATCTCCCGCTGCTCTTCTAGGGACAGCTCAGGGTCCAGGTAGTATCCAGACGGAGACACTTGCAGGGCACAGTCCTCTAGCTGGGGGCAAAAGGAACAGCTGTCAGGGCTGGGGAAGAGGTGGCAGGAGTACGTATGGAGACCCCATGACCTCCTACCTCCCACTCAGGGTGCTGGCAGAGGCACACCACAAGGGCCTGCAGTGCAACCATGCATTCCTTCAGCAGTCATTTCTCATGGGCCTACTATATGCAAAGCCCATGTGGCTCAAAGAGCTTTCTCCTGGCTCATACCTACCCATTCTTTAGGTTTCAGATTAGataatgcttcttttttttgccccgccatgcagcttgtgggatcttagttccctgaccagggatagaacccgcgcATTTGGCAgtaaaagcatggagtcctaaccactggacagccagggaattcccagataaTGCTTTATTGGAAAGCCTTCCTGGACTTCTCTAGCCAATGCTATGAAAATCCCTCCAGCCCTTGTGTGTACCCTCCTCTGAGGCCTTCCACACAGCATTATCACATCCTAGACACTAGTCTCCTTCCCCACTAACCGTGTGTTCTCTGGGTTCAGGCACCATGTCTGTCTTGTCCATGCAATATCTGCAGAGCCTATCACAGCACTCAGCACACAGCAAGTGCTCCCTAAATGGTTGTTGAGCTACTGAACATGAATGAGGAAGGGGAATGGAGAGAAAATAGGAGGAAGTTCCTGCTTTCAAGAAAGTTTGCAGCTGTGAACATTCAACACTCAGGGAGAAAGTGTTAAGAATGCTGGGAGGTGCAAACCCAGCCGAGAGGGGGACGTGTGTCTCCCCGAGTTAAGATAGTGAGGAGAAGGGCTCCCAGTCCCTCCAAGCCTGAGGGTCTTTGCCCTGCCCCAAGTGGGCTACACTCACCATGGTCCTAGCTGGACCTCAGAGACCTCCAAGAGGCCTATTAAACACCAGTTTTTAAGGTCTGACTCAGTCACCCTACAGTGGGTCCCTGGAACCTGCACCGTAACAAGAAGTCAGGTGCTCCACCCATGAGTCTGCTGCCCATGTCTCCCACCCCCCTGAGCTGGctccccaccatcaccaccaccaccaccaccaccaccaggatGACTCTTGGCCCCTTGAGAAGTGCCTGTAGAGAAGCCTAGTGAGGTGACCCTGGAGAGTCTGAGGGCAGCACCGTGCCACTCCTTGATGCCTCCACCATGTAGCACAGTGCCAGTGTGCACGGCTCAGTAAAGTTCCCTTGACTTGAGTGGTGGTGCTTCTTGAGAGGCCCAGGGAAAGCCCACCTCTGGAGAGGCAGAGTGTCTTCTGGTCTCCATCTTACTGGGAAAGTCAACCCCAACATTTGTCCTGATGTTctgccagccctgccctgctcttGACCCAGCCCAAGGACTTCCAGCTGCCCTTGGTCCCCTGGGGTTAAGAGAGTCCAGCTCCTGCCCCTACCCCTCCTCTGCTTAGTACCCCTGCTCATGCCTGAGAGCCTGAGTTCAGCCTGTAAGGCCCTTTGGTGACACCCACACCTCCcactccttcccaccccccagGCTCCTGCGTGGGACATGGGACATAGGACAAACACTCCAGCCTGTTTTCTGTCCCACTTCCTGCTTGGCTGCCCGCCCTCCCTTGGGCAGGCCTGGCCTCTCTCCCCTCACTGGGAGCAGCGTCATCCTCTCCAGGGCCTACTGGGAATGGGCCCTGAGATGGGGCAGCAAGGCCCCAGGGCTGGGGTCCTTTGTCCAGGGCCAGCTCAGCTGAGGGCAGCCCCACATTCCTCCTGATTCCTCTTCCCACATGGTGACTCACCagccaaccccccacccccacccccagccaggcACAGCTACATCTCCTTCTGCCTTGGACTGGAGGACTCTGGGACCCTAGAGAAACATATTTCCCCCAAAGTTACAAACCCCCTCAGAGACCCCCCCAAATCACACACATATAGAATagctcattcattcaaatattcacGAACCAGGCTGGTTTTAGGTGCTGAGGACATAGCAGGGAACAAGATACTGTCTCTGCCTTCCCTGTCTTCCAACCCCGCTGGGGAGGCAGGCAGGTCTGACTCAGAAAAAGGCCACAAATAAATGTAGAAGCACAACTGCCACGGGTGCTAagaaaggggaggggtggggtgctgTAAAGGTAAACACTGGAGGAGTGAGCAGATTCTGCCTGGGAGTGGCTTACACACCCAAGAATACAGTCAGGCAGGGTATATATGTGCTACTGGCCATGCACAGGTGAGAAGCACAGCCACAGAAAGCTCAGGTCCAGCAAGCTGTCTTCCCATCCTGCATGCACACTTGCAGGCTCTAATTCCAAGTGAGCTGAGCATGGCCCTCGCCTTCCAGAATACCTGCAACCATTTGGGGCAGGGTCCTGAATGCTCTACCACCCCCAGCCTCCTCAGATGAGCCCCTTTCCCTCTGTGGTGGTAGCAGTGGCTCCCTAGCCACTTCACCTGTCTTATCCTGCCAGGGCCCCATTTCTGGGGAGGAGGTCCAGAGGTAACAGCCATCCCAAAGCCTCCGGGACAATGCCCCCCACCCTTAACTGTCTGTCCTGGGTGGAGATGGAGCGGGGAGCAGGGTCAGGCAAGCTCCAAGGAGCGGAGACTTCCTGCCAGCTGGGTGTTGCTTGTCCCTCACATCCCTGGCCCCTTCCTGGAgtcacccttcttttttttttaatttttaaattttatttattttttatacagcaggttcgtattagttatctattttatacatattagtgtatatatgtcaatcccaatcgcccaattcataccaccaccaccaccaccaccaccaccaccaccaccaccaccaccaccaccaccaccaccaccaccaccccctgccactttccccccttggtgtccatatgtttgttctctacatctgtgtctctatttctgccctgcaagccggttcatctgtagcatttttctaggttccacatgtatgcgttaatatacgatatttgtttttctctttctgacttcactctgtatgacagtctctaggtccatcctggGGTCACCCTTCTGAGCGTCAAACCTCTGGGCCTTGTTTCTCACACGCTGGAGCTGGGCCAGGCTGGCGTAAGCCCAAACCCTAGTCCCTGAGGACAGTACTTGGAGTCAGCACAGGGTCAGTGTAGGCCCACATgttggactccctcctggctcttGTCTTCCACACTTCTCTGATGTTTGTCTTGGGGTGGAATCTCTCCCTTATTCTTCCCAGGCTCAGCCCCTCGCTTCAGCCTCCAGCCcacttttctctatttatttatttgtttatatttattgaggtatagttgatttacaatattgtataagtttcaggcgtacaacatagtgatccacaatttttaaaaattatacttgggaattccctggaagtccagtggttaggactccatgctttcaccgCCTGAGCCtgagttctatccctggttgtcaggtaactaggatcccacaagctgcgcagcatggccaaaaaaaaaaaaaaaaaaaactccatttaaaattgttatagggcttccctggtggtgcagtggttgagagtccgcctgccgatgcaggggacgcgggttcgtgccacggtccgggaagatctcacatgccccggagcggctgggcccgtgagccgtggccgctgaggctgcgcgtccggagcctgtgctcctcaacgggagaggccacgacagtgagaggcccgcataccgaaaaaaaaaaaattgttataaaatattggctatattccttgtgctgtacaatatatccttgtagcttatttattttatatatagtagcttgtaccttttaatctcctacccctatcttgccccagCCCACTTTTCTCTTGATTCCTTGGGCTAGGCTTTTCTGGCAGCCCAAACCAACTTGTTACATACGGTTTTACAAGCTTAGGACACCATGTTGCCTACTACCCAATATTTTTCATAACAGTATAATCGAGTGAGAATGCCAGGGGCAAGGAAGATGGAGAAAAGTGCAGAACTACATGCTGAAGGACTCttgttttaggaaataatttGTTAActacctttttcttctcctttcctaaGAATGTAAGACCCTGTGTTCTGATGACCCTCCTTCCCTTTTATCTTGGGTCTCCAACTGGACCTTGGCTTCCTGAATGAGACAACATGAATGGGTCTTGAGGAGGGAAGCCCACATTTGTTATGCCTCCCCTGTGTCACACACTGGGCTGCCTGGTTCCTTCGATTCTCCTGATAatccttttacaggtgaggaaaccaaggctcagaaattCTGTGAATGTGCCCCAGGCTGAATGGAACCAGGGCTAACTGACCTAGATCCTGGGCCAATGGACTTTGGAAGTGCTCCAGGGAACCCTGCAGGGGAGGTGGAGTGAGGGCTGGAGACCGCCCCTCAGCTTTCTGAACTGTGCAAATACCCCAAACTGGTCCTCTTAGTTCCAGCAAGGGAAcacaaatgaacacacacacatcatacaCATTGGGGTAACAGTGCGTACTTCTGCCAGGACTAGTTTCGGGTCCCTTACCAGGCTGCAACCCAGAATGAACAGATTGGACATGCTGGCCCCAGGGAAAGATGGGAGGAGACCATGACTCATGCCCACTTCACAATCTTCTATAGTCTCCCAAATAGACCtccacaacaaaaaaaggaaagggctCAGTTCATCACCAGAGCACCCCATCTTACCCTTAAGAATCTTCCGGGACCCCTCCAGTTGGTCCCTGTCCCAGAAGGTCAGGTTCACACTTTAGCCCCTTTGTCACAACTGCTCCTGAGGGATAAACTGAGGCTGGAGTAGGGATGGGCAAGGTCAGGAAACAAGTACCACCCCTGTTCCACTCTAATGTTTAGCAGCAGTTGGGGAAACAAAGTTGCTGGTAATGAACAGATTTCTAGGGCTATCTCTGCTGCTAGGAA
Above is a genomic segment from Kogia breviceps isolate mKogBre1 chromosome 18, mKogBre1 haplotype 1, whole genome shotgun sequence containing:
- the FHOD1 gene encoding FH1/FH2 domain-containing protein 1 isoform X1; translated protein: MAGEEDRGDGEPVSVVTVRVQYLEDTDPFACANFPEPRRAPTCSLDGALPLGAQIPALHHLLGAPLKLEDCALQVSPSGYYLDPELSLEEQREMLEGFFEEISKGRKPTLILRTQLSLRVNAILEKLYGSSGPELRRSLFSLKQIFQEDKDLVPEFVHSEGLSCLIHVGAAADHNYQSYILRALGQLMLFVDGMLGVVAHSETVQWLYTLCASLSRLVVKTALKLLLVFVEYSESNAPLFIRAVNSVASTTGALPWANLVSILEEKNGADPELLVYTVTLINKTLAALPDQDSFYDVTDALEQQGMEALVQRHLGTAGTDVDLRAQLMLYESALRLEDGDIEEAVAGGRRITRRKPPSEEGKRIRRSLEVRSPEPGSTGPASPVVSTSSASLVLPTGPTSSSIGPAPPTGPTSSAVGSVSGLHTTLSLFPNISVTPSPDSSCERSIYKLHQTAPVWARESPSVPQFPTGQARLEARFLENVAAAETEKQAALAQGQAETLAAAMPVDVDGHPDPQELRVSPEPAPAPGTPQSAAPQILLCTRHSLEPEPKEPLAPPSPKAEPVRELPTSVSSLCIGDLDFSDLGEDEDQDVLNTESVEAGKGVLPLPPPLPGGPPPPPPPPPPPIKSPFPPPPPAAALPPSAPDGLALPTKRKTVKLFWRELKLAGVHGGSGSHFGPCPTLWASLEPVSVDTARLEHLFESRAKDVLPSKKAGEGRRTVTTVLDPKRSNAINIGLTTLPPVHVIKAALLNFDEFAVSKDGIEKLLTMMPTEEEQQKIEEAQLANPDMPLGPAENFLMTLASIRGLAARLQLWAFKLDYDSMEREIAEPLFDLKVGMQQLVQNATFHCILATLLAVGNFLNGSQSSGFELSYLEKVSEVKDTVHRQSLLHHLCSLVLQTRPDSSDLYSEIPALIRCAKVDFEQLTENLGQLERRSRAAEDSLRSLSKHELAPALRARLTHFLAHCTRRVATLRVVHRRVCNRFHAFLLYLGYTAQAAREARVMQFCHTLREFALEYRTCRDRVLQQQQKRATYRERNKTRGRMITETEKFSGVAAGETPSNPSIPVAVSSGPGEGDADSHASMKSLLASKPEDTTHGRRSRGMVQSSSPVMPIAVGPCTVPPEEHPGSSLPSDTSDEIMDLLVQSVTKSSPRALGARERKRSRGNRKSLRRTLKSGLGEDLVQALGLSKGPGLEV
- the FHOD1 gene encoding FH1/FH2 domain-containing protein 1 isoform X2 — encoded protein: MAGEEDRGDGEPVSVVTVRVQYLEDTDPFACANFPEPRRAPTCSLDGALPLGAQIPALHHLLGAPLKLEDCALQVSPSGYYLDPELSLEEQREMLEGFFEEISKGRKPTLILRTQLSLRVNAILEKLYGSSGPELRRSLFSLKQIFQEDKDLVPEFVHSEGLSCLIHVGAAADHNYQSYILRALGQLMLFVDGMLGVVAHSETVQWLYTLCASLSRLVVKTALKLLLVFVEYSESNAPLFIRAVNSVASTTGALPWANLVSILEEKNGADPELLVYTVTLINKTLAALPDQDSFYDVTDALEQQGMEALVQRHLGTAGTDVDLRAQLMLYESALRLEDGDIEEAVAGGRRITRRKPPSEEGKRIRRSLEVRSPEPGLVLPTGPTSSSIGPAPPTGPTSSAVGSVSGLHTTLSLFPNISVTPSPDSSCERSIYKLHQTAPVWARESPSVPQFPTGQARLEARFLENVAAAETEKQAALAQGQAETLAAAMPVDVDGHPDPQELRVSPEPAPAPGTPQSAAPQILLCTRHSLEPEPKEPLAPPSPKAEPVRELPTSVSSLCIGDLDFSDLGEDEDQDVLNTESVEAGKGVLPLPPPLPGGPPPPPPPPPPPIKSPFPPPPPAAALPPSAPDGLALPTKRKTVKLFWRELKLAGVHGGSGSHFGPCPTLWASLEPVSVDTARLEHLFESRAKDVLPSKKAGEGRRTVTTVLDPKRSNAINIGLTTLPPVHVIKAALLNFDEFAVSKDGIEKLLTMMPTEEEQQKIEEAQLANPDMPLGPAENFLMTLASIRGLAARLQLWAFKLDYDSMEREIAEPLFDLKVGMQQLVQNATFHCILATLLAVGNFLNGSQSSGFELSYLEKVSEVKDTVHRQSLLHHLCSLVLQTRPDSSDLYSEIPALIRCAKVDFEQLTENLGQLERRSRAAEDSLRSLSKHELAPALRARLTHFLAHCTRRVATLRVVHRRVCNRFHAFLLYLGYTAQAAREARVMQFCHTLREFALEYRTCRDRVLQQQQKRATYRERNKTRGRMITETEKFSGVAAGETPSNPSIPVAVSSGPGEGDADSHASMKSLLASKPEDTTHGRRSRGMVQSSSPVMPIAVGPCTVPPEEHPGSSLPSDTSDEIMDLLVQSVTKSSPRALGARERKRSRGNRKSLRRTLKSGLGEDLVQALGLSKGPGLEV